Part of the Nitrospirota bacterium genome, TCCCGTAGACATCACGGTGCACTTCGAGAAAGATCCGCCCATCGGCCGAGCGGGCCAGCTTCACCGGGTCATAGATTACCTCACCGCGGGCAGTTATCTCAACCTCCGGGAAAAATTTTTCCATATGTTCGGGCAGCATTCTTATGCAGCCGTGGCTCATGAACTGGTAGACCGACGAGGGCCAGATCGTCTCGTGGATGACGATACCCGGGATCGATGTCTTGATCTTGTAGCGGCCCAGGGGGTTGTCGGGTCCCGGCGGCACCACCGTCTTCACCTCTTTCCCCTCCATATCCATCTTCAGCTGCATGGATTCGGGGACGTACCAGGTGGGGTTCTTTTCCTTGCAGATTACTTTGAACGGCCCCACCGGCGTCCTCCACCTCGTCATGCCGTTCCAGAAAGGCATGCCGAGTCCTACCGGGAATACCCCGGCAAGGGCGCCGTCCTTGAAGAAGTAGAGCATCTTTTCGGGGATGTTGATGATGATGCCGTTCTCGATCGTTCTGGGTACGATCCTCCTGATCGATGTCTTCAGCACTACTCCCGGTTTGAGAGGCTTGCGGGGATCGATGCTGTTTTCCCTCGCGAGCCGCTTCCAATCGACCCCGAGCCTGGCACCGATGCGCATGAGGGTGTCTCCTTTGACGACCGTATAGGTGACCGTCTGCTCGATGATGGCGGCGGGAGGCTGCTCGGCAGCTGCGGGCGCAGTGAGTCCGAGGAGAACGATGAGGAGCGGAAGGGAAAGGTATTTCATCGGCGGGAGCTCCTCCTATTAAGGGGCAAAAGTCACTAACCTTATCATACCACAGGGGAGGAGATGGTGATGCAGGCGATGCGCTTCCGTTTTTTGGCTCGAAGCATGAATGATTCTGTGCTACAATTACAGATGAAAAACCGTATCAGGAGGAGAAATGGCTCAGACCTGTGGGACTGCGGCTGACTGCTGGAAGAAGATCCTCTCCGACGCATCGCAGCATGGAGGCTTGCTGCCGGTCATCGAGCGGTTCGCACGAGAAAACACCTCACCGGCGCCGGTCGTCTTCGGCACCTCGGGATGGCGGGGAGAGATCGGGACCGACTACACCTTCACGAATGTGCGTATCGTCACTGCGGCGATCATCGAGATGCTCAAGAGCGGCGATGCCGCGGTGATGCAGGCGATGGGCGTTGCGGATTTCGACGAGATTAAGCGGCGGGGCATTATCGTCGGGCATGACAACCGGTTCCTCGGCCGGGAGTTCGCGATGGAGGTGCTCGGCCTGCTGCAGGGAGAGGGTATCAGGACCTGGTATGCCGGAGAGGCGACGACGCCCGAGTTTTCCGCAGGCATCGAGATGCTCAACGCCGCCTGCTCGGTCAATCTCACCCCCTCGCACAACCCTGCCAACTATGCGGGCTTCAAGTTCAATCCCTCGGACGGCGGTCCCGCCGGTACGGAGCTCACCGCCAGAATAGAAGAGAACGCCAACCGGATGATGCGCGACGGCGCCGTGCCGGAGCAGGTGCGGGTCGATAGCGCGTCGGTCGAGCGCATCGACCTGACGGAGCGCTATATCGCGTACCTCACCGAGCGGAAGACGCTCGACCTCGAGAAGATCAGGGCCTTCATCAACAGCGCCGACTGTTCTCTCTATGTCGACAATGTGCATGGGGCCACACGGGGGCGCATGGAGCGGATCCTCGGCATGAGCACGAGCATGCAGTACCTGAGGACCGAAGACGATGTCCTCTTCGGCGGCGTCGCTCCCGAACCCTCCGAAAAGAATATGGAGACCGTGGACCGGCTCCTCCGGAGGAGCGAGACGCGGCTGAACCTGGGGGTGATCATGGACCCTGACGGCGACCGCATCCGCTACAGCGACGGCGTCATGCAGATACCGATGAACTACTTCGGCGCCATGGCCCTGCATTTTCTCCATGTGCACAAGGGCATCACGGGCGTGGTGGCGAAATCGGTGGGCACCAGCAACTTCGTCAACGCCATAGCGGAGCGCCTGGGCATCCCGGTGCGGGAGACCAGGGTCGGCTTCAAGAACTTCAGGCCCTACCTGCTGCGCAGCGCGCCGGAACGGGCGATCGTCGCCTTCGAGGAGTCGGACGGCATCTCCGCGTATAACCATACGCTCGAAAAGGATGCGCTCTTCGGCCTGCTGCTCGCCGTCGAGATGATGGCGGTCACCCGCAAGAACCTGAGCGTCTATCTGAAGGAGCTGATGGACGAGTTCGGGCACTTTTATCCCGACCGTTCCGGCATAACCGTCGACCGCTCGCTGGTAGGGGGGCCGCTGCTCAGGAAGCTTTCGGTCATTCAGGAGCGCTACCGGAAGGGGACCGCTGCCGTTATCGGCGGGAAGACCAGGACCGTCAAGGACGTCATAACCGTTGACGGCACCAAGGTCGTCTTCGACGACGGCTCGTGGCTGATGATCCGGCCCTCGGGCACCGAGCCCAAGGTGCGCTTTTATATCGAGGCCCGGACCGAGGAGGGGAAGGCAGCGGTCTTCGATGCGGCAAGAACGATGACGCAAGAAGCGCTGGGTATGTAATATAATAGTGCCCGGGGGGCACTCTTTCCGGGAGAGGAGGCGCTGCGCAGCTCCAGAATGCGCTGCCCCCGATGCTGAGCGGTTACATTAAGCGACTGATCGTCAAGAACAGGGCCTTTATCCTCGAAGAGGTCCTCGAAGCAAGAGGTCTGATGCAGCTGCTCATGAAGCCCCGGAACACGGGGCTCCCCTGGACGCTCGACGAAAAGCTCAGGATCAAGATGCATCTCTTCAAGCTGTCCCGGGTGGTTCCGGCGCTGATCGTCTTCCTCCTGCCCTTCGGGTCGCTCCTGTTGCCCTTCCTCGCAGAGGTGCTCGACAGAAGAAAGAGCAGAAGAGAGTAGCGTTACATCTCCCGTCTTCCCTCGAGCGCTTTGGCGAGGGTGACTTCATCGGCGAACTCTATATCGCTTCCGATCGGCAGGCCGTACGCGATCCTGGTCACCTTGACGCCGAACGGCCTTACCGCTTCGGTAAGATACCGCGCCGTCATCTCTCCCTTGGTGTTGGGGTTCGTGGCGAGAATGATCTCTTCGATGCCTTCCGACGGGATACGTTTCAACAATTCATCTATTTTCAGCCGGTCCGGGGTGATGCCGTCGAGCGGGGAGAGGGCGCCCAGCAACACATGGTAGGTCCCGTTGAAGCTCCGCGTCCTCTCGACCGCGAGCACGTTGCTGGGCTCCTCGACGACGCAGACGCGCTTCCTGTCGCGCGCTGCATCCCTGCATACGCTGCAGGGGTCGGTGTCGGTGATCGTGAAGCAGACCGAGCAGAACATCGCCTTGTCCTTCACTTCCGCAATAGCCCGGGCGATGCCCTTCGCCTCTTCCTGCGACATGGTGAGGATGAAGAAGGCGAGGCGCTGCGCGCTCTTCCGGCCGATGCCGGGAAGCTTCGAGAGCTGTGTTACCAGATTTTCGATAATTCCCTGTGTCATGATTCGTGATCGGCGATCCGTAATGCGCGATGAGAGAACAGTGCTGCGCTCTCCTTTACTCGTTACTCATTACGCGTTACGGATTACGGCTGTCATTTTCCGAAGAGGTTGCCGAGGCCGCCCATTCCCGGCAGCTGCAGCCCCATGGTGAGCTTCGACATCTCTTCGTTCACCATCTGCTGCGCCCTGCGGAGCGCCTCGTTCGCTGCTGCGAGAATGAGGTCCTGGAGCATATCGATGTCGTCGGGATTGACCACATCCTTCTCGATCCGTATCGAGACGAGCTCGCCGCCGCCGTTCGCCACGACCGTGACCATGCCGCCGCCTGCGGTCGCCTCGACCGTCCTGGTCTTCGCCTCTTCCTGCATCTTCTGCATCTCGGTCTGAAGCTTCTGTGCCTCGCGCATTATATCGCCGAGCATCTTTTTAGACATGTTCTCCTCCTTTATTGGGTAACGGCACTACATCGACAATTCTTCCCTCGAAGAGCTCGAGGGCCTCTTTGACGATCGGGTTCTGCAACGCTTTCTCCTTGAGGTCCTTCTTGCTCACGCCCGTTCCCTTTGCCGTCTCGATCGTAATGGTAACCGGCCTGCCCGTGCCCGCTTCGATCATGCTCTTTATCAGCTGCATGTTCTCGGCGACCGCTTCGGTATGGACCTTTGCCAGGCCGCCCGTATAGGTGAGCGTAATCCCGTCGCCGTTGAAGGCGGCGCTGCCGTCGCGCAGCTTGTTTGCGAGAGGGTGGTTCGTCTCGTCGATCATCTCGACAGCCCGGTTCCAGGCTTCAGGCAGCGCAAGCGGTTTCACTGCAGGACGCTGCTCGGGGGCCGCTGCCGGTGTCGTTGTCTCTTCAGCCTTCTTTTCACTCCGGACCGGGCCACGGGATTCTGCAGGCTGCTCCTTCTGCGCAGCAGGACGGGGGCGTGAAACAGTTTGATCGGCGCCGGGCTGAGCCCCGGAAATGCCCGGACCACTGCCCTGGACCATGCTGAGCGCCTCATCGATAGCGGTAAAGCGGCTCAGGAAGCTCAATTTAATGAGCGTCATCTCAAGCGCGACCCGGGGGTAGAAGGCGCCCCTGATGCCCTGCTCCGCCTTGATCAGCTCGGAGAGCAGCAGGGCGATGTGCTCTTCGGTGGTCGCGCCCGTGAGGGTATCGATCGCAGCGTTCTCTTCCTCGCTCAGCTCGAGCACGTCCTCCGTGGCGCCGACCACCTTCGCGATGAGGAGGTTTCTGACGAACTGCAGGAGATCCCGGGTAAACGCCTTGAGGTCGGTTCCCGTAGCAGCGAGGGCGGCGATCGTGGTAATGATCGTCTTGCGGTCGCCGCCGACAACGGATGCGGTGAGCTGCGCAAGGGTCTCCACATCGGTAATACCGAGCAGGTCTTTCACCTCTTCGGCAGAGATGTCGTCGGAGAAAGAGACGATCTGATCGAGTATGGTCAGCGAGTCGCGCATGCTGCCGTCTGCAGCGCGGGCGACCATATCGAGGGCCGCGCTGCTGACGCGTATCCCCTCCTGGCCGGCGATGAATTTGAGCCGTTCCTTTATCTTCTGTCCCGATATCCTCCTGAACGGCAGATGCTGGCAGCGCGACAGGACGGTGGGCGGGATCTTCTTCGCCTCGGTCGTTGCGAGGACGAAGACGACATGGGGCGGCGGCTCTTCGAGGGTCTTCAAGAGCGCGTTGAATGCCGAGGTCGAGAGCATATGCGCCTCGTCGATGATATAGACCTTGTATCTCCCTTCCGAAGGCGCATAGCGCACGCGCTCCCTCAAATCGCGGATATTGTCGACGCCGGTATTCGAGGCGCCGTCGATCTCGGAGACATCGATGGACGAGCCTTCGGCTATGGAGAGGCAGGAGGCGCAGGCGCCGCACGGTTCGGGAGTGGGGCCGTGCTCGCAGTTGAGGGCCTTCGAGAGGATGCGCGCCGTGGAGGTCTTGCCGACGCCGCGGGGGCCCGAGAAGATATAGGCGTGGGCTACTTTATTGGCGCCGATGGCGTTCTTCAGTATGCGGGCGACGTGTTCCTGCCCGACCATGTCGTCGAAAGTCCGGGGTCTCCACTTACGCGCTAGAACCAGATAAGCCATACATCCTCTCTACACCGCTCCTCAGCGTTAACCGCACCCTGTTTTTCTACACCCGGCGACCGGCGTTCTCTTGCTCTGGCGCTCTGGCGAGCAGCGCTTAGTGCGTCTGCAGCGCCACTCGTTTGCCCTGTAACACCCCGCGCTCGCTGCAGTGGGGGTTATGGGGCCGGCTTGCTGCGGCACCCAGACAGAATGCTTACCGTTGCTTCCTTCCGGACCTGGCGGGATTCACACATGCCTGCTGCGCAGGGCCAGCCCCCGGCTGTAGAAAAACACTGTTACGGTTGTTCTGGCGGAGAGGCAGGGATTCGAACCCTGGGTGAGTTTGACCCCACACACGATTTCCAGTCGTGCACCTTCGGCCTCTCGGTCACCTCTCCAAAATGCCCACAATTATTTAGGTTACTGTATAGCGCCCCTTAAAATCAACCATTAGGGAGCGCAATAACCAAGGAGATTGAACGATATCCGGGGTGCGATACGTCTCGCAGAATAACCGCGCTCGAAACGGTTCGGAGAGGGCGGCTTCCTCTCGTCCACAACAGTGCAAGACGGGTGACGGCTCCCTGCACGATAAAGTCCTCTCCGTAATCCAGACGTCCGATTAGGAGTATAATACCATTATGGCACAGACGATAATCTCCGGGGAAGAAAAGGCGTGGGAGCTTCTGCTCGGTAAGGACCCTGCCGAGGTGTGCCGCAATGCGCTGGCCGGTTACGACGGCGAGACCGGGCTCTATACGCTCCGGTCGCTCGGTATGGAGTTTACCCTCGACCCGAAGCAGAAGAGCATAACCAGCGCCGCCCCTGAAAGCAGCCTGCTTCTGACCAGGCTGGCCTACTTCTTCAAGCTCTCGGTTCCCTGGTACCTGGTGAGCGCAAAGGACATCGCCCTTACCGGGCGGCTCGTGAAGCCGACGAACCTCGCCGGCGGACAGCTCTTCTTCCAGGGGTCTCACGTGCTGCCCCTCGAGAAGGTGGCGGAAAAGTATGCCGCCGACCGTGAGGGCTTTCTCGAGAGAGGGGCCCGCTTCGGCGGCGAGCGGGCCGGCTATGGCGATGCGGCCTTCAGGTTCTCTCCCCTGCCGCGTGTTCCCGCCTTCCTGATCCTCTGGCTTGCCGATGAGGAGTTCCCCGCACGGGTGGACCTGCTCTTCGACTCGAGCTGCGAGCTCCAGCTCCCGCTGGATATCATCTGGTCGATCGCCATGATGAGCCTGCTGGTGATGCTCTAACCCTTTATCTTCGGCATAGCAGGACGGGGTTACGATGCCTTCTGTTCCGATTGGAGCGAACGGAGCAGCACCCGCGCCACCGCGAAGAGTCTCGTGTAGCGCCTGTCCTTGAAATCGTTATAGGTATTCGGCAGGGGGAGATAGCAGCGCTTGCTCTTGTTGTAGGCGAGCGTCACCTCGGCGAAAACGCCCTTTCCTATATAGATCCGATGAGCGTAATCCTTCGTAGAGGCGAGCACCAGCTTTGCGACGGTGAGATAGCCGGGATCGAGATTGACGGTGCGCTTGCCATTCAGGGAGATCGTGTTCTCGATTGCGCAGGTCTTCAGTTTGGCGGAGGAGAGCTCGCCCTGGTCGATGAGGTCTTTGAAGAAGAGAAATCTGCGGCAGATCGGCGAGCCGAGCTCTTCTTCGTAGTGGCTCGAGAAGTCCCACGGGATCAGCGGACTCTCCATGATGACCTCGCCGAAGGTCTTCTCGAGGAGCGGCACAGCCTCCAGGTACGCCTCCTCGTCTGCAAAGAGGGCTCCGATCACCAGCAGGGCGTGTTCGGGGGGCGTCGGCTTCCTTCTCCTCATTATCTATTCGTTGGCGAGTTTTGCCAGGACCGCCCGCACCTCCGGGGTATTCCACTCCATGGGGCCTATGACCTTCTCCTGAATGATGCCCCTCTTGTCGATAAGAAAGGTCTCGGGTACCCCGGTGAGGCCGTAAGCGCGTCCCACATTGTTCGTATCGATGAGCACCGGGAAGGTGAAGCCGTTCGCCTTCAGATACTCCTTTGCATTGGCAGGGGTGTCCTTGTAGAGCACGGTGAGGAACACGAACCGGTCATTTTCCTTTTCCGCGTTCATCAGCGCCTGGAGCGAGGGGTTCTCCTGCTTGCAGGTGTCGCACCAGGTGGCCCAGAAGTTGAGCAGCACGACCTTGCCCTTGAGGTCGGCAAGCCTCCAGGTTTTCCCTTCGAGATCGGCCAGCTCGAAGGGGGGCGCTTCCAGCCCTTTTGCGGCGGTCACCGGCTGCCGGGGCTCCTCCTTTGTCACCAGGAGCAGGACGCCGGCGATTCCTGTCACGAGAATAGCGAGTAAGATGATTCCTTTTCTCATGGGGATACCTCGATCGTTCAAGAATTGAGCCTTCATTATACCATAGGGCAGGGAGGATAAAAAAAATCAGCCTGCCGTTGCCGGCAGGCTGATGGGCTGGGTAATGGTAGTGCAGGCGCCGTCAGTTGACGGTGACCAGCATGGTATCTTCGACTCCCTTGAACTGGAGCTTGTTGTCTTCGAGAACTACCCGGACTACATGGGTATCCTTGAACCTGCCCTTGATCAGTTCCTCAGAGAGCGGGTCCTCGATCTCCCGGTAGATGGCCCTCCGCATCGGACGCGCGCCGTACGCGGGCTGGTAGTACTTCTCGAGCAGCCACTCTTTCGCCTCGGGCGTCACCTCGACGGTGAGCGCATGCTCGGAGAGCTTCTTGTTCGTCTCGATGAGCAGCAGGTCGACCACCGAGAGGAGATGCTCCTTCTCGAGCGGATGGAAGACCACCGTCTCATCGACCCTGTTCAGGAACTCGGGGTTGAAGGTCTTCTTCAGCTCCGAGAGCACGTTGTCCTTGATCTTGCCGTAGACATCCTCGGACTGCGAGGCGGACCGGAAGAAGCCGAGCGGCGTCGCCTTCTCGATGATCCGCGCGCCCAGGTTCGAGGTCATGATGATGATCGTGTTCCTGAAATCGACCTTCCTGCCGTAGCTGTCGGTGAGCACGCCCTCGTCGAGGATCTGGAGGAGCATGTTGAAGACATCCTGGTGCGCCTTCTCGATCTCGTCGAAGAGGATGACCGAGTAGGGGCGCTTGCGCACTTTCTCGGTCAGCTGGCCGCCCTCCTCATAGCCTACATAGCCGGGAGGCGCGCCGGTCAGCCGCGATACGTTGAACCGCTCCATGTACTCCGACATGTCGACCTTCACCAGGGCGTTCTCGTCGTTGAACATGAACCCGGCAAGCGCCTTCGCCAGCTCGGTCTTCCCGACGCCGGTAGGGCCGAGGAAGAAGAACGACCCGATCGGCCGGTTCTTGGCCTTCAGACCCGACCTCGATCTCCTGATAGCGCGGGCAACGGCCCTGATGCCCTCGTCCTGCCCGATGATCCTCTGGTGCAGGAGGGTCTCCATCTGGAGCAGCTTCTCGGACTCGGTCTCCTCGAGCTTGTAGAGCGGGATGCCCGTCATCTTCGAGACCGTGTAGGTGACATCCTCCTCGGAGACGACCGGCACCTCCTTGGTCAGGGTATCCTTCCACTTCTTGTACTGCAGTTCGTACGTTTTCCTCAGCTTGTCTTCCTGCGCCCTGATCGTCTGCGCCTTCTCGATGTCATGGAGCCGCACATACAGGCTCTTCTCTTTCGAGAGCTGGATCAGCTCGGTCTCCATGTCCCGCAGCTCCTGGGGCATGGTCGACCTCTTCAGCTTCAGCCGCGACCCGGTCTCGTCGATTACGTCGATCGCCTTGTCAGGAAGAAACTTATCGGTAATATAACGGTCGGAAAGCTTCACCGCCGCCTCTACCGACTCGTCGCTGATCTTCACCTTGTGGTGGTTCTCGTAGCGGGGCCGCAGGCCCTTCAGGATATCCATCGCCGTCTCTACCGTCGGCGGCTGGATGAGAACAGGCTGGAATCTCCGCTCGAGCGCGCCGTCTTTCTCGATATATTTGCGGTACTCGTCGGGCGTCGTCGCGCCGATGCACTGCAGCTCTCCCCGTGAAAGGGCGGGCTTCAGCATGTTCGACGCATCGACCGACCCCTCGGCAGCGCCGGCGCCGATGAGCGTATGGAACTCGTCGATGAAGAGGATGATGTTCTCGGACTGGAGTATCTCCCTCATCACCGCCTTGAGCCGCTCCTCGAACTGTCCGCGGTACTTGGTTCCCGCAATGAGTGCGCCCAGGTCGAGCGAGATGATCCTCTTGCCGATAAGGATATCGGGAACATCGCCCATGATGATCTTCTGTGCCAACCCTTCAACGATGGCGGTCTTTCCGACTCCCGGCTCGCCGATGATGGCGGGATTGTTCTTGATCCTCCTGCCGAGTATCTGGAGTACGCGCTCTATCTCGTCCTCTCTGCCGATGACCGGATCGAGCTTGCCTTCGGCGGCGAGCATGGTGAGATCCCTGCCGAACTCATCGAGGGCAGGGGTGTTGGTCTTCCTCCGCTCCTTCTGGCTCGCCTGCTGGAACTGGGGCTTCACCGCGAGGTTGATCGTCAACTGCCGGGCGGCGAGCAGGTTGGCGCCCAGGTTCCTGATGATCTTTCCGGCGATCCCCTCGTCTTCTCTGATAATGCCGAGGAGAAGGTGCTCGCTTCCTATGTAATTATGGCCGAGGAGTCTCGCCTCCTCGATCGCCAGCTCGAGCACCTTCTTGGCCCGCGGAGTGAACGGAATATCGCCGAAGGTCAAGAGGTTGCCGCCGATAGGGAGATTCTTCTCGATCTCGAACTTGATTTCGTCTATTGATAATCCCATCTTCTTGATGATCGTGATGGGAATGCTGTCTTCTTCTCTCAGAATCGCGAGAAGGAGATGCTCAGTCCCGAGATAATCATTGCTCCGCCGTTCCGCTTCCTCTTTGGCGTATATGATTATCTTCCGACCTCGTTCGGTAAACTTCTCAAACATCTTTTTTCTCCTCAAAAGCTTAGTCTTCTATGGAAATAGTACCTATTTTTCCGCTGTATTGTCAACCAAACCGGTTATTTCTCTTGTTTTCAATCTCGTATATTTTTTATGCTTAAAGGCATGTATGTCGATGTGGCGTTCCCTCTGAAACTACCTCCTCTCACGTATAAAGTATCGTCCGATGTTCCTGCAGACTTGAGGGGCCGCCTCGTGACCGCGCCGCTTATGGGCAAGCCCGCGCAGGGCGTGATTATCGGTCCCGCCGGCGAGCCGGATTTTCCCGGGCACAAGGAGATCAAGGAGATCGGGCAGATTTCGCAGCGGGTCGTCTCCGAGCAGATGATCGCCTTTCTGAAGTGGCTCTCCGGGTACTACCTCATGCCCCTCGGCACGGCGTTGAAGAGCAGCTTCTTCGAGGAGTCGGTCGCTGCTCTCGATGAGACGAAGAACAGCCGGAGGAGGATCAGGGCCTCGTCTCGGGAGCTTGCCGCGAGCGCCCCTCCTGCTGCTGCGCCGCACCACATCCCCCTGAGATATAACGAGTATAGAGAACTGGTGCTCAGCTCCCTGTCGGAGAGCCGCTACAAGGCCTTTCTCTTCCATGCGCCCTCCCTTTTCGACGAATACCGCTTCCTAGGCGATCTGATCGACGGCATGAAGGGCGGTCATCGCGGCATGATCGTCCTCGTTCCCGAGATAGGCCTCATTCCCCGCATCGAGGCGACCCTGAGGCCGCTCGGGGGAGAGCGGCTCTGCGTTCTCCACAGCAAGTTGAGCCCGGGGAGGCGGCGCGCAGCCGTGCGGTCGATTCTTTCCGGCGAATCGGATATCGTACTCGGCACGCGCTCGGCCGTCTTCGCCCCTCTCGAGACCGTCTCGTTCATCGCTGTCCTCGATGAACATAATACCGCGTATAAGGCGGAGGAGGGATTGCGCTACCAGGGAAGGGATGTCGCCGTTATGAGGGGGCTCATGGAGCGGAGCACCGTGCTGCTCTCGTCGCTCTGCCCCTCGGTCGAGTCGATGAACAATGCGCGCACCGGCAAATACCTGCTGCTCGGCAGCGGAACGCGGACCAGGGCTGCAGGAGAGGAGAGAGAGCGCTCGCCGGAACGCACGCCATTCGCCCGGCCACGCATACGTATCATCACCATGCGGCCGGGGGGGGCGGAACGCGCCATACTCTCCCGCGAAACGCTCCGGGAGGCGAAGCGGTGCATCGCCGCGGGCGGGCGCATGCTTTTCCTCATCAACAGAAAGGGCTACTCCCTCCTCCGCTGCAGGGAGTGCGGCCATATCGCCTCGTGCAAGCGCTGCGCCGCCTCTCTCGTTGTGCACAAGCGCCGGAATATCCTCCACTGTCATCTCTGCGGTTCCCGCAGCCCCCTGCCGGATACGTGCGAACGCTGCGGCGCCGCTGCCCTCGAGCCATTCGGCGCAGGAACCGAACGGGTAAAGGAGGAGGTGGAGCGCCTCCTCGAGGCCGAGGCCCTGGTAATCGAGAGGGCAGAAGCAGGTGAGGTCACCGCCTCATCCCCCAGGCCCGAGCTCCTCGCGCTCGATGCAGGGACGATGCCCCTCGTCGTCGGCACCGCGTACGCAAAGCGTCTCGAATACTCGGGCGCTGCCGAAGAGTCCTTCGGCGCTGCCGCGTTCCTCACCATGGACTCCCTCTGGGCGCAGCCCGACTTCAGGGCGTACGAGCGGGCCTTCCAGGAGATCGTGCAGATAAGCCAGATGGTAAAGCCCGACGGCATTATTCTCATTCAAACCTCGATGCCCGGGAGCGGGGTGGTGAAGCTCTTCAAGACATACGATTTCGAGGGCCTGTATGCCCATGAGCTCTCGCAGCGGAAGCTGCTGGGGTATCCCCCCTTCTCGAAAATCGTGCTCATGAATATCATGACCAAAGGGGCGCCGGCGCAGTTGCAGGGCTCCCTGGACGAGAGCATCGCCGCGGCAGCGCTGCACGGGGTCGAGCTGCTCGGCCCGGTCGAGGTCCCTTGCACTGTCAAGGGCTATCGCCACTGCAGGCAGCTGCTCATGAGATCCCAGAGCAGGATATTCCTCCACCGTGCGGCAGCGGCGCTGCTCCGGAAGCTCCAGGCTGTAAAAGGAATAAAGGTGGCGGTCGACGTCGATCCGCTAAAGATATAGGGGGGGCGTCTTTCGGGCGAGGATTTCTCTGCTCGTTTCGATATCTCTCTTTATGTGTTCCTCCAGCTCCCGGGCGCCGGAGAACTTCCTTTCGTCCCGTATCCAGTCGATGAAGTGAAGCCGTATCGCTTCCCCTACCAGGTTCCTGTTGAAGTCGAAGAGATGCACCTCGCAGCTCATGCCGGTGTCGCCGAAGGTGGGATTGGCGCCGATGTTCGCGACGCCGTCGCAGACCCGGACCGGCGTACCGGCGCCTGCAGGCATGCAGTCTCCTGCCGCAGGTTCGGAGAGCGATACGCGCACCGCGTATACCCCCTCTTTCGGGATCAGCTCGTTCGGGGTGAGGAGGTTGGCGGTCGGGGTATGGAGCAGTGGTCCGCCCCTGCCCGCGCCTTTAATGACCGTGCCGTTGATGTGGTAAGCCCTGCCCAGCATCCGGGCCGTCTCGCACACCCGGCCGCGCAGCACCAGGCTCCGGATCCTGCTGCTGCTGACGACATCGCCGGTCACGGTCGCATAGCGCACGACCGAGACCTTGAATCCATACTTCTTTCCGCGGAGCCGGAGCATGGCGGTCGTCCCCTTCTTGCCTTTGCCGAACGAGTAGCTGTGGCCGACGATGACCCAGCATGCGCCGAGCTTCTCGACGAGAACGTCCCGTATGAAGGAGTCAGGCTCGGTACGGGCGAACTCGCGGTCGAAGCTGATGCAGATGAGGGCCTCGATACCGGTGCGGGCAATGAGCTCCCGCTTGTCCTCGAGGGTATTGATGAGCTTCAGCCCGCGCTCCGGCGCCAGCACGCGCACCGGGTGGGGGGTGAAGGTGATGGCGATGGGAGTGCCGCCGATCTCCCGGGCCTTCTCGACAACGCGCCTGAATATCTTCT contains:
- a CDS encoding YbaB/EbfC family nucleoid-associated protein, with the protein product MSKKMLGDIMREAQKLQTEMQKMQEEAKTRTVEATAGGGMVTVVANGGGELVSIRIEKDVVNPDDIDMLQDLILAAANEALRRAQQMVNEEMSKLTMGLQLPGMGGLGNLFGK
- a CDS encoding phosphomannomutase: MAQTCGTAADCWKKILSDASQHGGLLPVIERFARENTSPAPVVFGTSGWRGEIGTDYTFTNVRIVTAAIIEMLKSGDAAVMQAMGVADFDEIKRRGIIVGHDNRFLGREFAMEVLGLLQGEGIRTWYAGEATTPEFSAGIEMLNAACSVNLTPSHNPANYAGFKFNPSDGGPAGTELTARIEENANRMMRDGAVPEQVRVDSASVERIDLTERYIAYLTERKTLDLEKIRAFINSADCSLYVDNVHGATRGRMERILGMSTSMQYLRTEDDVLFGGVAPEPSEKNMETVDRLLRRSETRLNLGVIMDPDGDRIRYSDGVMQIPMNYFGAMALHFLHVHKGITGVVAKSVGTSNFVNAIAERLGIPVRETRVGFKNFRPYLLRSAPERAIVAFEESDGISAYNHTLEKDALFGLLLAVEMMAVTRKNLSVYLKELMDEFGHFYPDRSGITVDRSLVGGPLLRKLSVIQERYRKGTAAVIGGKTRTVKDVITVDGTKVVFDDGSWLMIRPSGTEPKVRFYIEARTEEGKAAVFDAARTMTQEALGM
- the recR gene encoding recombination mediator RecR, giving the protein MTQGIIENLVTQLSKLPGIGRKSAQRLAFFILTMSQEEAKGIARAIAEVKDKAMFCSVCFTITDTDPCSVCRDAARDRKRVCVVEEPSNVLAVERTRSFNGTYHVLLGALSPLDGITPDRLKIDELLKRIPSEGIEEIILATNPNTKGEMTARYLTEAVRPFGVKVTRIAYGLPIGSDIEFADEVTLAKALEGRREM
- a CDS encoding L,D-transpeptidase family protein; translated protein: MKYLSLPLLIVLLGLTAPAAAEQPPAAIIEQTVTYTVVKGDTLMRIGARLGVDWKRLARENSIDPRKPLKPGVVLKTSIRRIVPRTIENGIIINIPEKMLYFFKDGALAGVFPVGLGMPFWNGMTRWRTPVGPFKVICKEKNPTWYVPESMQLKMDMEGKEVKTVVPPGPDNPLGRYKIKTSIPGIVIHETIWPSSVYQFMSHGCIRMLPEHMEKFFPEVEITARGEVIYDPVKLARSADGRIFLEVHRDVYGRVPGMKAAARRLIEESGAAGRVDWNAVDRLLHEKSGVAEDITGWSRGEIF
- a CDS encoding DUF4416 family protein encodes the protein MRRRKPTPPEHALLVIGALFADEEAYLEAVPLLEKTFGEVIMESPLIPWDFSSHYEEELGSPICRRFLFFKDLIDQGELSSAKLKTCAIENTISLNGKRTVNLDPGYLTVAKLVLASTKDYAHRIYIGKGVFAEVTLAYNKSKRCYLPLPNTYNDFKDRRYTRLFAVARVLLRSLQSEQKAS
- a CDS encoding DUF3786 domain-containing protein, whose protein sequence is MAQTIISGEEKAWELLLGKDPAEVCRNALAGYDGETGLYTLRSLGMEFTLDPKQKSITSAAPESSLLLTRLAYFFKLSVPWYLVSAKDIALTGRLVKPTNLAGGQLFFQGSHVLPLEKVAEKYAADREGFLERGARFGGERAGYGDAAFRFSPLPRVPAFLILWLADEEFPARVDLLFDSSCELQLPLDIIWSIAMMSLLVML
- the dnaX gene encoding DNA polymerase III subunit gamma/tau → MAYLVLARKWRPRTFDDMVGQEHVARILKNAIGANKVAHAYIFSGPRGVGKTSTARILSKALNCEHGPTPEPCGACASCLSIAEGSSIDVSEIDGASNTGVDNIRDLRERVRYAPSEGRYKVYIIDEAHMLSTSAFNALLKTLEEPPPHVVFVLATTEAKKIPPTVLSRCQHLPFRRISGQKIKERLKFIAGQEGIRVSSAALDMVARAADGSMRDSLTILDQIVSFSDDISAEEVKDLLGITDVETLAQLTASVVGGDRKTIITTIAALAATGTDLKAFTRDLLQFVRNLLIAKVVGATEDVLELSEEENAAIDTLTGATTEEHIALLLSELIKAEQGIRGAFYPRVALEMTLIKLSFLSRFTAIDEALSMVQGSGPGISGAQPGADQTVSRPRPAAQKEQPAESRGPVRSEKKAEETTTPAAAPEQRPAVKPLALPEAWNRAVEMIDETNHPLANKLRDGSAAFNGDGITLTYTGGLAKVHTEAVAENMQLIKSMIEAGTGRPVTITIETAKGTGVSKKDLKEKALQNPIVKEALELFEGRIVDVVPLPNKGGEHV